A part of Microbacterium atlanticum genomic DNA contains:
- a CDS encoding heme-degrading domain-containing protein, giving the protein MTDDIAAQLARVEAEEADVVLPRFDVTDAWTLGTRMREAAADRRLPIVIGITLGEARVFHTALPGSSADNDGWLDRKTRVARRYGRSSFGVGLSFRVAGRDFDTDGRLDTTQYAAHGGVFPITIEGVGVVGTVGVSGLPQAEDHAFVVEHLRAWQADAASGR; this is encoded by the coding sequence ATGACCGACGACATCGCCGCCCAGCTCGCCCGCGTCGAGGCTGAGGAGGCCGACGTGGTGCTCCCCCGCTTCGATGTGACGGATGCCTGGACCCTCGGCACCCGCATGCGCGAGGCCGCCGCGGACCGGCGGCTGCCGATCGTCATCGGGATCACACTCGGCGAGGCGCGGGTGTTCCACACCGCGCTGCCCGGCTCCAGCGCCGACAACGACGGATGGCTCGACCGCAAGACGCGCGTCGCCCGCCGCTACGGCCGGTCGTCGTTCGGGGTCGGCCTGTCGTTCCGGGTCGCCGGCAGGGACTTCGACACCGACGGGCGCCTCGACACGACGCAGTACGCCGCGCACGGCGGCGTGTTCCCGATCACGATCGAGGGCGTCGGGGTGGTCGGCACGGTCGGCGTCTCGGGCCTCCCGCAGGCCGAGGACCACGCGTTCGTCGTCGAGCACCTGCGCGCCTGGCAGGCGGATGCCGCGTCCG
- a CDS encoding HNH endonuclease signature motif containing protein, with amino-acid sequence MDFPLADLDGAAEALVALVGPALHAEAQRGLSHRELVEALQAIERLGRVTDAARLALAGEVGRRADSEFGEDSITAVFGCGFAAELMERATRVSPATARSRLRDAKAITGRVTLTGQTRPAPLEHARVALVSGRLGADALTTIVDALRPLQGRCSRDELEAAESELVAAAVGDGGEPACGIHELKVMATTWALYLDPDGTLPDEQYAERMRGIRISRRSRRGLRRISGDVTEDVAAQFDRLVDAHLNPRAQDRLPRFTDADSAGASDEAVCDPRTVDQKRHDAFASILVAAAGAAETPTLGGAAPTLIVTTTEDDLTRPNGVAFVESAGGPVPVSTSFARHVGCHGTVHRLTLARNGAIKALRIEDRVFNHWQRKAIGARDGGCIIPGCTVPAAWCEVHHVTDWARGGPTAVDNGVLLCWHHHRGIESSGWEIRMVDGMPQVRPPGWIDPQRRWREPNRLLLNELRRARSA; translated from the coding sequence ATGGACTTCCCGCTGGCCGACCTCGACGGCGCTGCTGAAGCGCTCGTCGCGCTGGTCGGTCCGGCGCTCCACGCCGAGGCTCAGCGGGGTCTGTCGCACCGCGAGCTGGTCGAAGCCCTGCAGGCCATCGAGCGGCTGGGGCGGGTGACGGATGCCGCACGCCTGGCGTTGGCCGGTGAGGTGGGGCGTCGCGCCGACTCCGAGTTCGGGGAAGACAGCATCACGGCGGTCTTCGGGTGCGGCTTCGCGGCAGAACTGATGGAGCGCGCGACCAGGGTCTCGCCGGCGACGGCGCGGTCGCGCCTGCGCGACGCGAAGGCGATCACGGGGCGGGTGACACTCACCGGGCAGACCCGGCCGGCACCGCTCGAGCACGCCCGCGTGGCGCTGGTGTCCGGACGACTCGGGGCCGACGCGCTCACCACGATCGTCGACGCGTTGCGGCCGTTGCAGGGGCGCTGCTCGCGCGACGAACTCGAGGCCGCCGAGTCGGAGCTCGTCGCTGCCGCGGTCGGTGACGGCGGTGAGCCGGCGTGCGGGATCCACGAGCTGAAGGTGATGGCGACGACCTGGGCGCTGTACCTCGACCCGGACGGCACGCTGCCGGATGAGCAGTACGCCGAGCGGATGCGCGGTATCCGGATCAGCCGGCGCTCGCGGCGCGGTCTGCGGCGGATCTCCGGCGACGTGACCGAAGACGTCGCGGCGCAGTTCGACCGACTCGTCGACGCGCACCTCAACCCGCGCGCCCAGGACCGTCTGCCGCGATTCACCGACGCGGACAGCGCCGGTGCCTCGGACGAAGCTGTGTGCGACCCGCGCACCGTCGACCAGAAGCGGCACGACGCGTTCGCGTCGATCCTCGTCGCCGCGGCCGGCGCCGCCGAGACCCCGACGCTGGGTGGGGCGGCGCCGACGCTGATCGTCACGACGACCGAAGACGACCTGACCCGGCCGAACGGCGTGGCGTTCGTCGAGAGCGCGGGCGGCCCGGTTCCTGTCTCGACGTCGTTCGCCCGGCACGTCGGCTGTCACGGCACCGTGCACCGGCTCACGCTCGCGCGAAACGGGGCGATCAAGGCGCTGCGCATCGAGGACCGCGTGTTCAACCACTGGCAGCGCAAGGCGATCGGCGCCCGCGACGGCGGCTGCATCATCCCCGGCTGCACCGTCCCCGCCGCGTGGTGCGAGGTGCATCACGTGACCGACTGGGCCCGGGGCGGACCGACCGCCGTCGACAACGGCGTGCTGCTCTGCTGGCATCACCACCGCGGCATCGAAAGCAGCGGGTGGGAGATCCGCATGGTCGACGGCATGCCACAGGTGCGACCACCCGGGTGGATCGATCCGCAGCGCCGATGGCGAGAACCGAATCGACTCCTGCTGAACGAACTGCGGCGCGCGAGGTCGGCGTGA
- a CDS encoding helix-turn-helix transcriptional regulator — protein sequence MSDTTSRALSLLNLLQTHRHWPGSELADRLGVTERTVRRDVERLRELGYRIESTPGAAGGYRLEAGSAVPPLLLTDEEAVAMAIGLRVAASQRLVSGAETTITALAKLEQVLPAPLRRRVTALAEAVQPAGMNSGAAVSGEVLGELALATRDHERVRFTYTAASGEVTKRRAEPHALAPADRHWYLLCWDLDKDDWRTFRVDRLAAVEHTRVLFEPKPLTPEQIEEFIFVARSWVRQAVEADAVMDLPLDTMRELFGQWGQGASDEGDGRTRWPVGGADFRETMYGLSWIPAGIEYTTDLASPARDELRETLERMLRALDAPPPPVPAERSRERERQLRG from the coding sequence ATGTCCGATACGACGTCGAGAGCCCTCTCGCTGCTCAATCTGCTGCAGACCCACCGGCATTGGCCGGGGTCGGAGCTGGCCGACCGGCTCGGCGTGACCGAGCGCACGGTGCGCCGCGATGTCGAGCGGCTGCGCGAGCTCGGCTACCGCATCGAGTCCACGCCGGGTGCCGCCGGCGGCTACCGGCTCGAGGCGGGGAGCGCGGTGCCGCCGCTGCTGCTCACCGATGAGGAGGCGGTGGCCATGGCGATCGGGCTGCGGGTCGCGGCATCCCAGCGGCTCGTCAGCGGAGCCGAGACGACCATCACGGCGCTCGCGAAGCTGGAGCAGGTGCTTCCCGCTCCCCTTCGGCGGCGTGTGACCGCCCTGGCCGAGGCGGTGCAGCCGGCCGGGATGAACTCCGGCGCCGCCGTCTCGGGCGAGGTGCTCGGCGAGCTGGCGCTCGCCACGCGCGATCACGAGCGCGTGCGGTTCACGTACACCGCCGCGTCCGGGGAGGTCACGAAGCGCCGGGCGGAGCCGCACGCCCTCGCACCCGCGGACCGGCACTGGTATCTGCTGTGCTGGGACCTCGACAAGGACGACTGGCGCACCTTCCGCGTCGACCGGCTCGCCGCGGTCGAGCACACGAGGGTGCTGTTCGAGCCGAAGCCCCTGACGCCGGAGCAGATCGAGGAGTTCATCTTCGTCGCCCGGTCGTGGGTGCGGCAGGCCGTCGAGGCGGATGCCGTGATGGACCTCCCACTCGACACCATGCGGGAGCTGTTCGGCCAGTGGGGTCAGGGCGCCTCGGACGAGGGCGACGGCCGGACGCGGTGGCCCGTCGGCGGCGCCGACTTCCGCGAGACGATGTATGGCCTGTCGTGGATCCCCGCCGGCATCGAGTACACGACCGACCTCGCGTCGCCCGCGCGCGACGAGCTGCGCGAGACGCTGGAGCGGATGCTGCGTGCGCTGGACGCTCCGCCACCGCCGGTGCCGGCCGAGCGGTCGCGTGAGCGGGAGCGGCAGCTGCGCGGGTAG
- a CDS encoding ABC transporter ATP-binding protein — protein MANESIIQAQGLTKRFTVKGKTVEAVTDLTFDVARGELVAFLGPNGAGKSTSLRMLTTLIPPTSGTAQVVGFDILQRPADVRARIGYVGQLTSGSFSQRARDELLSQGAFYGMSKAAARARADELIESLDLTAFATRSVQQLSGGQKRRLDVALGLMHAPPLIFLDEPSTGLDPQSRANLWQHIIDLRAQYGTTVFLTTHYLEEADRYAERVMVMDKGRVIADDTAARLKAELAGDLLTFGFASETDAAAAVAVVQRLAEREVQRVGPSVTLTALGGDALLPSAVRELDAAGLTVQTATGVPPTLDDVFLALTGRTLREAGEGEAEPEEAAETAEATDAAAATAGAPAEKTGVSR, from the coding sequence ATGGCGAACGAATCGATCATCCAAGCGCAGGGGCTGACCAAGCGCTTCACCGTGAAAGGCAAGACCGTCGAGGCCGTGACCGACCTCACCTTCGACGTCGCGCGGGGCGAGCTCGTGGCGTTCCTCGGGCCCAACGGCGCGGGCAAGTCCACGAGCCTGCGCATGCTCACGACCCTCATCCCGCCGACGTCCGGAACGGCGCAGGTCGTCGGGTTCGACATCCTCCAGCGGCCCGCCGACGTGCGCGCGCGCATCGGATACGTCGGGCAGCTCACCAGCGGCAGCTTCTCGCAGCGCGCCCGCGACGAGCTCCTCAGCCAGGGCGCCTTCTACGGCATGTCGAAGGCCGCGGCCCGCGCACGGGCCGACGAGCTCATCGAGTCGCTCGACCTGACCGCGTTCGCGACGCGGTCGGTGCAGCAGCTGTCGGGCGGGCAGAAGCGGCGCCTGGACGTCGCGCTCGGACTCATGCACGCGCCGCCGCTCATCTTCCTCGACGAGCCGTCGACGGGCCTGGATCCCCAGAGCCGTGCGAACCTGTGGCAGCACATCATCGACCTGCGCGCGCAGTACGGCACGACCGTCTTCCTCACCACGCACTACCTCGAAGAGGCGGACCGCTACGCCGAGCGCGTCATGGTGATGGACAAGGGCCGTGTCATCGCCGATGACACCGCGGCGCGCCTGAAGGCCGAGCTCGCCGGCGACCTGCTGACGTTCGGCTTCGCCTCGGAGACGGATGCCGCCGCCGCCGTCGCCGTCGTGCAGCGACTCGCCGAGCGCGAGGTTCAGCGGGTCGGGCCATCCGTCACCCTCACCGCGCTCGGCGGCGACGCCCTGCTGCCGTCCGCGGTGCGCGAGCTCGACGCCGCCGGCCTCACGGTCCAGACCGCGACGGGCGTGCCGCCCACTCTCGATGACGTGTTCCTCGCGCTGACCGGCCGCACGCTCCGTGAGGCGGGCGAGGGCGAGGCCGAGCCCGAAGAGGCCGCAGAGACCGCAGAGGCGACGGATGCCGCGGCTGCAACCGCCGGCGCGCCGGCCGAGAAGACAGGAGTGAGCCGATGA
- a CDS encoding ABC transporter permease — protein sequence MTTEMQTRPDTAVRANAARDTWNVLTRELKPVVRDPFTLIFSLVQPLVFLGLFAPLLVGSSGAPVGETLQWFVPGVLVMIVLFGTGATGSNLQYEMMTGSHERTLVAPLARSSLLVGRALKEIAPIVVQALIIVLIAWPFGFTINVPGLVIGLLLLAVFGVGLGALSYTLALKTKDREWLFWGVQQTLIFPLLILSGMLLPLDEGPAWMRAVATVNPINWVVQAERALFAGDLGATEVLWGWIAAIVLAIVGLAVGIRAMRRSS from the coding sequence ATGACCACCGAGATGCAGACCCGCCCCGACACCGCGGTGCGCGCGAACGCGGCGCGCGACACGTGGAACGTGCTCACGCGCGAGCTGAAGCCCGTCGTGCGCGACCCGTTCACGCTGATCTTCAGCCTGGTGCAGCCGCTGGTGTTCCTGGGGCTGTTCGCGCCGCTGCTGGTGGGCTCGTCGGGCGCGCCGGTGGGGGAGACCCTGCAGTGGTTCGTGCCCGGTGTGCTCGTCATGATTGTGCTGTTCGGCACCGGGGCGACCGGGTCGAACCTGCAGTACGAGATGATGACCGGCTCCCACGAGCGCACGCTCGTCGCGCCGCTCGCGCGGTCGTCGCTGCTGGTGGGCCGCGCGCTCAAGGAGATCGCGCCGATCGTGGTGCAGGCGCTCATCATCGTGCTCATCGCGTGGCCGTTCGGGTTCACCATCAACGTGCCGGGTCTCGTCATCGGCCTGTTGCTGCTCGCGGTGTTCGGCGTCGGCCTCGGCGCGCTGTCGTACACTCTCGCCCTCAAGACCAAGGACCGCGAATGGCTCTTCTGGGGCGTGCAGCAGACGCTGATCTTCCCGCTGCTGATCCTGTCGGGCATGCTGCTGCCGCTCGACGAGGGTCCAGCGTGGATGCGGGCGGTGGCCACGGTGAACCCGATCAACTGGGTCGTGCAGGCCGAGCGGGCGCTGTTCGCCGGCGACCTCGGCGCGACCGAGGTGCTGTGGGGCTGGATTGCGGCGATCGTGCTGGCCATCGTCGGGCTGGCGGTCGGCATCCGCGCGATGCGCAGGAGCAGCTGA
- a CDS encoding diguanylate cyclase: MPQPVDLFRLEHSVLGLATCGLIAVDRDARILDANPRLLEWLNCDRDDVIGRPLEALLTLRMPLAGADGQRPTDATLHAVSGVVRPVVVGSLGEDEGGAERLAVYDVSTRSAFNLGFRGAEAKTERGRQRLQILLNAAVGFGNVRTEMDAAELLVDVARRAFAASAVSVHISGGDGLVHAAGVNPLAAHWPRGLQPTGTVTVLAGEVLIVRSAEEADRHVPGAGMSDIFRAAGVHAAIASPMRSHGDAVGSMICYFDHPREFDEEAVPLAEALSNQAAQAIARIRLEETLRRAAMHDEVTGLPNRRLIEEDVTRTLMHGYRALTVIFIDLDGFKAVNDLLGHAAGDALLREIGQRVRGVIRESDVLGRFGGDEFIAVATVDDPDDAAALADRIRAAVAEPYPDLPPGLSITASVGVVTVGNDGAPVMDQLIRAADHAMYEAKMAGGDRVAVAHTESSVPAPVL; this comes from the coding sequence ATGCCGCAACCTGTCGACCTCTTCCGGCTCGAGCACTCCGTGCTAGGCCTCGCAACGTGCGGGCTCATCGCCGTGGACCGGGACGCCAGGATCCTCGATGCCAACCCGCGGCTGCTCGAGTGGCTCAACTGCGACCGGGATGACGTGATCGGACGGCCGCTCGAAGCGCTGCTGACGCTGCGGATGCCCCTGGCGGGAGCGGACGGGCAGCGCCCCACCGACGCCACGCTGCACGCAGTGTCGGGCGTCGTGCGACCCGTCGTCGTCGGCTCGCTCGGCGAGGACGAGGGGGGCGCCGAGCGCCTCGCGGTGTACGACGTCTCGACGCGGTCCGCGTTCAACCTGGGTTTCCGCGGCGCGGAGGCGAAGACCGAGCGGGGCCGCCAGCGCCTCCAGATCCTCCTCAACGCGGCGGTCGGCTTCGGCAACGTCCGCACCGAGATGGACGCGGCCGAGCTCCTGGTCGATGTCGCCCGGCGGGCCTTCGCCGCGAGCGCCGTCAGCGTGCACATCAGCGGCGGAGACGGACTCGTGCACGCGGCCGGCGTGAATCCGCTCGCCGCGCATTGGCCGCGCGGTCTGCAGCCGACGGGAACGGTGACCGTCCTGGCCGGCGAGGTGCTGATCGTGCGCTCCGCCGAGGAGGCGGACCGCCACGTTCCCGGTGCCGGCATGAGCGACATCTTCCGCGCCGCCGGGGTTCACGCGGCGATCGCGTCGCCGATGCGCTCCCACGGCGACGCGGTCGGATCGATGATCTGCTACTTCGACCATCCCCGCGAGTTCGACGAGGAGGCCGTCCCGCTGGCCGAAGCGCTGTCCAACCAGGCGGCGCAGGCGATCGCGAGGATCCGCCTGGAAGAGACGCTCCGCCGCGCGGCGATGCACGACGAGGTGACCGGGCTGCCCAACCGGCGGCTGATCGAGGAGGACGTCACGCGCACGCTGATGCACGGCTACCGTGCACTCACCGTCATCTTCATCGACCTCGACGGCTTCAAGGCCGTGAACGACCTGCTCGGCCACGCCGCCGGCGACGCGCTGCTGCGCGAGATCGGCCAGCGGGTGCGGGGCGTCATCCGGGAGTCCGATGTGCTCGGCCGGTTCGGCGGCGACGAGTTCATCGCGGTGGCCACGGTCGACGACCCGGATGACGCCGCGGCGCTGGCCGACCGCATCCGCGCCGCGGTGGCCGAGCCGTACCCCGACCTGCCCCCGGGCCTCTCGATCACCGCGAGTGTCGGCGTGGTCACGGTCGGCAACGACGGCGCCCCCGTCATGGACCAGCTCATCCGCGCGGCCGATCACGCCATGTACGAGGCGAAGATGGCCGGCGGCGATCGCGTCGCCGTCGCGCACACAGAGTCGTCCGTGCCCGCGCCCGTCCTCTGA